In Microtus ochrogaster isolate Prairie Vole_2 unplaced genomic scaffold, MicOch1.0 UNK3, whole genome shotgun sequence, the following proteins share a genomic window:
- the Prokr2 gene encoding prokineticin receptor 2: protein MWTHLPDTTPPAGYNMAAQNRTVSFAPGLNPPQDHASSLPFNFSYSDYDLPLDEDEDMTKTQTFFAAKIVIGVALAGIMLVCGVGNFVFIAALARYKKLRNLTNLLIANLAISDFLVAIVCCPFEMDYYVVRQLSWEHGHVLCASVNYLRTVSLYVSTNALLAIAIDRYLAIVHPLKPRMNYQTAWFLIALVWMVSILIAIPSAYFTTETILVVVKNQKKTFCGQIWPVDQQLYYKSYFLFVFGLEFVGPVVTMTLCYARISQELWFKAVPGFQTEQIRKRLRCRRKTVLLLMGILTAYVLCWAPFYGFTIVRDFFPTVFVKEKHYLTAFYVVECIAMSNSMINTVCFVTVKNNTMKYFKKMLLLHWRPSPYGSKSSADLDLKTSGVPATEEVDCIRLK, encoded by the exons ATGTGGACACACCTCCCTGATACCACCCCTCCTGCAGGCTACAACATGGCTGCCCAGAACAGAACCGTTAGCTTTGCACCTGGCTTGAATCCGCCTCAAGACCatgcctcctcccttcccttcaacTTCAGTTACAGCGATTACGACCTCCCCCTGGATGAGGATGAGGACATGACCAAGACACAGACCTTCTTCGCAGCCAAGATTGTCATTGGCGTGGCACTGGCAGGCATCATGCTAGTCTGTGGCGTCGGCAACTTTGTCTTCATTGCTGCCCTCGCCCGCTACAAGAAGCTACGCAACCTTACCAACCTCCTCATTGCTAACTTGGCCATCTCAGACTTCCTGGTGGCGATCGTCTGCTGCCCCTTTGAGATGGACTATTACGTGGTACGTCAGCTTTCCTGGGAGCACGGCCACGTGCTGTGCGCCTCTGTCAACTACCTGCGTACGGTCTCGCTGTACGTCTCCACCAATGCCCTGCTGGCCATCGCTATTGACAG atACCTGGCCATTGTCCACCCCTTGAAGCCGCGGATGAATTATCAGACCGCCTGGTTCCTGATTGCTTTGGTCTGGATGGTCTCCATCCTTATCGCCATCCCATCTGCCTACTTCACCACCGAAACCATCCTCGTTGTTGTCAAGAACCAGAAAAAGACCTTCTGTGGCCAGATCTGGCCGGTGGACCAGCAGCTCTACTACAAATCCTATTTCCTCTTCGTCTTTGGCCTTGAGTTCGTGGGCCCAGTTGTCACCATGACCCTGTGCTATGCCAGGATCTCCCAGGAGCTTTGGTTCAAAGCTGTACCTGGTTTCCAGACGGAGCAGATCCGCAAGCGGTTGCGCTGCCGCCGCAAGACTGTGCTACTACTCATGGGCATCCTCACGGCCTATGTGCTGTGCTGGGCACCTTTCTATGGCTTTACCATCGTGCGAGACTTCTTCCCCACTGTGTTTGTGAAGGAGAAGCACTACCTCACCGCCTTCTACGTCGTTGAGTGCATCGCCATGAGCAACAGCATGATCAACACTGTGTGCTTCGTGACGGTCAAGAACAACACAATGAAGTACTTCAAGAAGATGCTGCTACTGCACTGGCGGCCCTCTCCCTATGGCAGCAAGTCGAGCGCTGACCTTGACCTCAAAACCAGTGGGGTGCCGGCCACAGAAGAGGTGGATTGTATCAGGCTGAAGTAG